In Sphingobacterium zeae, one genomic interval encodes:
- a CDS encoding DinB family protein has protein sequence MKKQDLMKEFIKNHQEVVQYIDGLNESEFDYAKSGKWTAGQQLEHILLTIKPFPKILNAKTFIREKYGNINRPTWSYRTVLENYTKTSLKAPAQFVPQRSLSIDRKAGIIAEINSTLKAISDVFENYTEDELDTLTLPHPLLGQLTIREMFYLMSYHPLHHQKQMMIGL, from the coding sequence ATGAAAAAACAGGATTTGATGAAGGAATTTATCAAAAATCATCAGGAAGTGGTTCAATATATTGATGGTTTAAACGAGTCAGAATTTGACTATGCAAAAAGTGGGAAATGGACTGCGGGACAGCAGTTGGAGCATATTTTACTCACGATAAAACCATTCCCCAAAATCTTAAATGCCAAAACATTCATTCGTGAAAAATATGGAAACATCAATCGTCCAACATGGAGTTATCGTACTGTGTTAGAAAATTACACGAAAACGAGCCTGAAAGCACCCGCACAATTTGTGCCGCAGAGGAGCCTATCGATAGATCGGAAAGCAGGTATTATAGCAGAAATAAACAGCACATTGAAAGCGATCAGCGATGTGTTTGAAAACTATACAGAAGATGAACTCGACACCCTTACCTTACCTCATCCGCTATTGGGGCAACTGACCATCAGAGAGATGTTTTACCTCATGTCCTACCATCCGCTACATCACCAGAAGCAAATGATGATCGGTCTATAA
- a CDS encoding TolC family protein, with protein MEQKIIKPDKRILRHPSEETDKTYRYWLACAYASPLMPLCDLTFAFDAFNKMLKNCLKAKPIFGILLLLVAPAIWAQQTEKIAPLSLEEMWTVAEKNNRQLKLSDLDLQQSKLAILEAKDRLLPELSVGGDVKLNSKFLIYDNGLFAAPQDVPVKGYGYGVGYNLNFNLYNGGKDKRNIALKKEETTRKQYEAEQQKHHVKYDVAVAYFDLYKFLHFYDFLDAEIQAEKKQMRLIESLHNNGTVLKSDVLRTSVKLAELELNISDVTKKIEIAKQRLNILMGRANDATLAINYTDSAAVDVFEDDHYTAYVDLAFNESPAYKIAHSDIKWSELNVRQMKAMVLPQVSLYAHYNYTYPQISFYPYSNDLWGFGQTGIKVQYAIDNLFKSKHTIAHAQVLRNEAQEKANVQKDEIYLQVKEAYLQRQQALERVKTAEQNILKTTETVRVIRSSYLNQESLLTDLMEAENALLEAKFNLTTAQTNVKVSHIRLLAIVGIL; from the coding sequence ATGGAACAAAAAATCATAAAACCGGATAAACGAATCTTGCGGCATCCATCGGAAGAGACAGACAAAACGTATCGGTATTGGCTGGCTTGCGCCTATGCCAGTCCGCTCATGCCCCTATGCGATCTAACTTTTGCTTTTGATGCATTCAACAAGATGCTTAAAAATTGCTTAAAAGCCAAGCCTATTTTCGGCATACTGTTGCTGCTGGTTGCGCCGGCTATTTGGGCGCAGCAGACCGAAAAAATCGCACCCTTAAGTTTGGAAGAAATGTGGACCGTGGCCGAGAAAAATAACCGGCAGCTCAAACTATCCGACCTCGATCTGCAGCAAAGTAAACTAGCAATTTTGGAAGCCAAAGACCGCCTGCTGCCCGAACTATCGGTGGGCGGCGATGTAAAACTCAATTCCAAATTTCTGATCTATGACAATGGATTGTTCGCTGCGCCGCAGGATGTGCCTGTAAAAGGCTACGGCTATGGGGTGGGCTACAACCTGAATTTTAATCTGTACAATGGGGGGAAGGACAAAAGGAATATCGCCCTGAAAAAGGAAGAGACGACGCGAAAGCAGTATGAAGCAGAGCAGCAAAAGCATCACGTAAAATATGATGTCGCTGTTGCCTATTTCGATCTCTACAAGTTTTTGCATTTCTACGATTTTCTTGACGCAGAGATCCAAGCAGAGAAAAAGCAGATGCGGTTAATAGAAAGTCTGCATAACAACGGTACTGTGCTAAAGAGTGATGTGCTGCGAACCTCGGTGAAATTGGCCGAGTTGGAACTGAATATTTCCGATGTGACAAAAAAGATTGAAATCGCCAAACAAAGGCTCAATATACTGATGGGGCGTGCAAACGACGCGACATTGGCAATCAACTATACAGACAGCGCTGCAGTAGATGTCTTCGAAGATGATCACTACACTGCGTATGTAGACCTGGCATTTAACGAATCTCCGGCATACAAAATAGCCCATAGTGACATCAAATGGAGTGAACTGAACGTCAGGCAGATGAAAGCGATGGTATTGCCCCAGGTTTCTTTGTACGCTCACTATAACTACACCTATCCACAGATTTCCTTTTATCCGTATTCAAATGATTTGTGGGGATTTGGTCAGACAGGTATCAAAGTGCAGTACGCTATTGACAACCTGTTCAAGAGTAAACATACAATCGCGCATGCCCAGGTGCTTCGTAATGAGGCGCAGGAAAAAGCGAACGTTCAAAAAGATGAGATCTATCTGCAGGTAAAAGAAGCGTATTTACAGCGGCAGCAGGCGTTGGAGCGTGTCAAAACGGCCGAACAGAATATCCTTAAAACCACGGAAACCGTCCGTGTGATCAGAAGCAGTTATTTAAATCAGGAATCATTGCTGACCGATCTTATGGAGGCTGAAAATGCGCTTTTGGAAGCAAAATTTAACCTCACAACCGCACAGACAAACGTAAAAGTAAGCCATATCAGACTATTGGCCATTGTAGGAATTCTTTAA
- a CDS encoding MauE/DoxX family redox-associated membrane protein: MEKHINTYEYQQDQPASSPKRGSSIRSGARWIYRHLPEVIIYGYAFIYMYTGWAKFMSMAAFIKGNSKIPYLGQYAKLIGYGIPSLEIMLAILLVIPVYWIKRAALWASTVLMILFTVYLSLMVKFVENKLCHCGGVIESMGWKTHIAFNIIWVIAGIFALVRTKVKHSKI, translated from the coding sequence ATGGAGAAGCACATCAATACATACGAATATCAACAGGATCAGCCGGCAAGCTCCCCTAAACGCGGTAGTTCAATCCGCTCGGGTGCACGCTGGATCTATCGTCACTTACCTGAAGTGATCATTTATGGCTATGCCTTTATCTACATGTACACGGGATGGGCTAAGTTTATGAGCATGGCCGCTTTTATCAAGGGTAATAGCAAGATCCCCTATCTAGGTCAGTACGCGAAGTTGATCGGCTATGGCATCCCCTCCTTGGAGATTATGCTTGCGATCCTATTGGTTATCCCAGTGTATTGGATTAAGCGGGCTGCCCTGTGGGCTTCGACTGTACTGATGATTCTATTCACTGTTTACCTCAGCTTGATGGTCAAATTTGTGGAGAATAAGCTTTGTCACTGTGGTGGTGTAATCGAATCGATGGGCTGGAAAACGCATATCGCCTTTAATATCATCTGGGTGATAGCGGGAATTTTTGCCCTGGTGAGAACAAAAGTTAAACATTCTAAAATTTAA
- a CDS encoding MerR family transcriptional regulator, translating to MPKKQYLRGLRLSPGQAYAQKLILLELLAVKRQLAAYLELREQLEQENVLLRDAEYVKSHVGISTETLYRLQRDGHICIARRVHNKRYYRDVDVERLRRHYRGL from the coding sequence ATGCCCAAAAAACAATACCTCAGGGGCTTACGATTAAGTCCAGGGCAGGCCTATGCCCAAAAATTAATCTTGCTGGAACTCCTGGCCGTCAAGCGTCAGCTTGCGGCATACCTCGAACTGCGCGAGCAGCTGGAACAGGAAAATGTGCTGCTGCGGGATGCCGAATACGTCAAATCGCATGTCGGTATCTCCACCGAAACGCTCTATCGGCTGCAGCGCGATGGACATATCTGCATTGCCAGGCGCGTGCACAACAAACGCTACTACCGCGATGTGGATGTGGAGCGGCTGCGCCGACACTACCGCGGCCTGTAG
- a CDS encoding HlyD family secretion protein, protein MNKNKTDQIVIRLTQGLGIALFVGILIWGAAYFLKGYRYEQTNDAQVDAYLSPINAKVGGYISKIHYKDNQLVKKGDTLVVIELDEYGLKKDAASAELRSAQAKLPILAANEETQRKSIAVIKAQLAGAKARLQQQQREFGRYKNLLADESTTQQKFDNVSTALSIAQSDYDQANASLQVAESKLTDFSAQQRAIEAEIKMKETLLQRQELDIRYTVITAPFDGQIGKKTIQEGQLIQPGQTLAFLVNKAEEKWVMANFKETQVGKFTVGQAVAIEVDAFPNERFKGTIESLSPTTGSRYSLLPPDNATGNFVKITQRIPVRIKLTDTAEKLGKLSAGMNANVYVLKAK, encoded by the coding sequence ATGAACAAAAATAAAACAGATCAAATTGTGATCCGCCTGACCCAGGGATTGGGCATTGCGTTATTCGTAGGCATCCTGATTTGGGGAGCTGCCTATTTTTTGAAAGGGTATCGCTATGAGCAGACCAACGATGCCCAGGTAGATGCTTATCTCTCACCCATAAATGCCAAAGTGGGCGGATACATCAGCAAGATACATTACAAAGACAATCAGCTGGTTAAAAAAGGGGATACCCTTGTCGTCATTGAACTGGATGAGTATGGACTGAAAAAAGATGCCGCATCGGCAGAATTGCGGAGTGCACAGGCCAAATTACCCATATTGGCCGCAAACGAAGAAACGCAACGTAAAAGTATTGCGGTCATCAAAGCGCAGTTGGCGGGAGCGAAAGCCAGATTGCAGCAGCAGCAAAGAGAATTTGGACGCTATAAAAATCTACTGGCAGATGAATCGACCACACAGCAAAAATTTGACAACGTCAGTACCGCGCTATCCATTGCACAATCTGATTACGATCAGGCTAACGCATCGTTGCAGGTAGCCGAATCCAAATTAACTGATTTTAGCGCACAGCAGCGGGCGATAGAGGCAGAGATAAAAATGAAGGAAACCTTGCTGCAAAGGCAGGAACTGGACATCCGGTATACAGTTATAACGGCACCTTTTGACGGGCAGATCGGTAAAAAGACAATTCAGGAGGGTCAATTGATACAGCCCGGGCAAACCTTGGCTTTTTTGGTGAACAAGGCCGAAGAAAAGTGGGTGATGGCCAATTTTAAGGAAACACAGGTCGGTAAATTCACCGTGGGGCAAGCGGTAGCGATTGAGGTAGATGCTTTTCCGAACGAGCGCTTCAAGGGGACCATCGAGTCGCTTTCACCAACAACGGGTTCCCGCTACTCGCTACTTCCACCGGATAACGCGACCGGCAATTTTGTAAAAATCACGCAACGTATTCCTGTTCGGATTAAATTAACCGATACGGCTGAAAAGTTAGGAAAACTCTCTGCCGGAATGAATGCCAATGTCTATGTTTTAAAAGCGAAATGA
- a CDS encoding DUF6266 family protein, which translates to MGTIIHGANGGFKGKAGSVIGSSWKSINYIKGLYKKKSKPASEAQLMQQEKFKTLMRFLLPINFFLKIGFGLKNTEKLTPINAAFQFNGNKAITGVYPNYALDYGNISIADGGLYGGGTVAVSYDSGELTYSWSTGGSDVFETFGDDLVYVLAYHPEKDEFISSTKPSTRETGVVSFMVPDHLTTGSVHTWLFLSNRSKTKVSKSVYLGELQLI; encoded by the coding sequence ATGGGAACTATTATACATGGAGCAAACGGAGGCTTTAAGGGTAAAGCCGGCTCAGTAATCGGAAGTAGCTGGAAGAGTATCAACTACATTAAAGGGCTTTACAAAAAAAAATCAAAGCCCGCATCGGAAGCACAGCTGATGCAGCAGGAGAAATTTAAAACGCTGATGCGTTTCCTACTGCCCATCAACTTCTTCTTAAAAATTGGTTTCGGTCTTAAAAACACCGAAAAATTGACGCCGATCAATGCGGCATTTCAATTTAATGGAAACAAAGCCATTACGGGCGTTTATCCAAACTATGCGCTCGACTATGGCAACATCAGCATTGCAGACGGTGGCCTGTATGGTGGTGGTACAGTAGCCGTATCGTACGATTCGGGCGAATTGACCTACAGCTGGTCGACGGGCGGTAGCGACGTTTTCGAAACTTTTGGTGATGATTTAGTCTACGTGCTGGCTTACCACCCCGAAAAGGATGAGTTTATCTCTTCCACCAAGCCAAGTACGCGGGAGACGGGAGTGGTATCCTTTATGGTGCCTGACCACCTCACTACGGGTTCGGTGCACACCTGGTTATTTTTATCCAACCGTTCAAAAACGAAGGTGTCTAAAAGTGTGTATCTAGGCGAGCTACAGCTGATCTAA
- a CDS encoding TonB-dependent receptor plug domain-containing protein, whose translation MSHHQRQLFLAALGLLATANTVQAQRRSAVDTLRNITLPTAEAIGIVSGHERKTRLDRSQLERVQAQTLGEKLSHISGVQNASFGPNSGVPMIRSLSGSRVSVLSNGLSINDLSGISPNLNPNFDMDNLREIEVYKGATSVLFGGKAIGGAVNVKDNTIPAARVQGGISAQAKAELGTNSGNSQSLAFDTNVGKYGVVHIGGMRLTHGNLKIPGNTKAPIAYDPKIDHLTADMAQVNVDRETIRNLTLYPYLSQFVIDNLNDPRWGLSEADLYTFEDYSFINGEKVPNPRNNKYVAGQDPNTPLYTEVVHGITDYAPVQRGVMPNSHAAKQAINAGASYIRDNFQVGLGLYALESYYGIPGFAQRNKPVHSHTPTTWTPIYEPINTRSYAYAWQLESAYQPKTRLIPEVKLQYRGELSDDRELLGRYRVNKFASARHAVRSEITQQFSRFWSAVSGVDFSIAAIEGEGERRYIPNNLSREGGVFTLQTIAFKPVAVHVGYRHDWVARRTLSDPTYQRSRGLAGGNLSDRDFKLNHFSGDINYSIAGMGYVQATYTHAERAPGVNELYAGNDHFAILVEENGDDRLAKESANAYELSGGINYGGLKLSATHYRSFFTNYLYLAHTGLSRSGGFLVKEWRASDTEIRGWELMGSYTYAWSTDGHVAFNAFADLVKNRNTSDDSMRKWAEGDFMPNLPTSRYGWAVAFRYKKFAGNANFDRYLKQRYLGKNINLEPAMPSYSLLAAQLGYQVRIKRYEMRYFISGNNLLNVEARPQNSILKYLAPLPGRNISIGVKLNTPYPASSAGAAPY comes from the coding sequence ATGTCACACCATCAGAGACAACTTTTTTTAGCAGCGCTGGGGCTATTGGCTACCGCAAATACGGTGCAGGCGCAGCGCAGATCCGCAGTGGACACCTTACGGAACATTACACTCCCCACCGCCGAAGCCATCGGCATAGTGTCGGGACATGAGCGAAAGACGAGGCTAGACCGCAGTCAGCTGGAGCGTGTGCAGGCGCAAACGCTCGGCGAAAAATTGAGCCATATATCGGGGGTTCAAAATGCTTCTTTTGGTCCCAATTCGGGTGTGCCCATGATTCGTAGCCTCAGTGGAAGCCGGGTCAGTGTGCTTTCCAATGGGTTATCCATCAATGATCTGTCGGGAATCAGCCCAAACCTCAATCCAAATTTCGATATGGACAACCTACGCGAAATAGAGGTTTACAAGGGGGCCACGAGCGTGCTCTTCGGCGGAAAAGCAATTGGCGGTGCTGTTAATGTCAAAGATAATACGATTCCGGCAGCGCGGGTGCAAGGTGGAATTTCTGCTCAGGCCAAGGCCGAGTTGGGCACCAATAGCGGCAATAGCCAGTCGCTTGCCTTTGATACCAATGTTGGAAAATATGGGGTAGTCCATATCGGTGGCATGCGGCTCACACACGGCAACCTCAAGATCCCGGGCAATACCAAGGCCCCGATTGCTTACGATCCGAAGATCGATCATTTGACGGCCGATATGGCGCAGGTCAATGTCGACCGCGAAACAATCCGCAACCTGACGCTGTATCCCTATCTGAGCCAGTTTGTGATCGATAATCTAAACGACCCCAGGTGGGGCTTGTCGGAGGCCGACCTGTATACCTTTGAAGATTATTCTTTTATCAACGGCGAAAAGGTGCCCAATCCCCGAAATAACAAATATGTCGCTGGGCAGGATCCCAACACGCCCCTGTATACGGAAGTCGTGCACGGCATTACAGATTATGCCCCTGTGCAGCGTGGTGTGATGCCCAATAGCCATGCCGCGAAACAGGCCATCAACGCCGGCGCCAGTTACATCAGGGACAACTTTCAGGTAGGCCTCGGACTTTATGCCCTCGAGAGTTATTACGGTATACCCGGTTTCGCGCAGCGCAATAAGCCGGTGCATAGCCATACCCCCACGACATGGACGCCGATCTATGAACCGATAAACACGCGCAGCTATGCCTATGCCTGGCAGTTGGAATCTGCTTATCAACCCAAAACGCGGCTGATACCCGAGGTCAAATTGCAGTATAGAGGTGAGCTATCGGATGATCGGGAGCTTCTGGGCAGGTATCGGGTCAATAAATTTGCCAGTGCCCGTCATGCGGTTCGATCGGAAATAACCCAACAGTTTAGCCGTTTTTGGTCTGCGGTGAGTGGAGTAGATTTTTCCATTGCCGCTATAGAAGGGGAAGGGGAGCGGCGTTATATACCCAACAATTTAAGTCGGGAAGGTGGGGTCTTTACCCTGCAGACCATAGCGTTCAAACCTGTCGCTGTCCATGTAGGCTATCGGCACGATTGGGTGGCCCGGCGTACTCTTTCCGATCCAACTTACCAGCGGAGCAGGGGCTTGGCCGGAGGGAATCTTTCCGACAGGGATTTTAAGTTAAACCATTTTTCGGGCGATATCAACTATTCTATTGCTGGCATGGGCTATGTACAGGCCACCTATACACATGCTGAGCGTGCACCCGGGGTAAATGAACTGTATGCCGGAAATGACCATTTTGCAATCTTAGTGGAAGAAAATGGTGACGATCGCCTCGCTAAAGAAAGCGCCAATGCCTACGAGCTGTCCGGTGGCATAAACTATGGCGGATTAAAATTGTCGGCGACGCATTACCGCAGTTTTTTTACCAACTATCTGTATCTGGCCCATACCGGCCTATCTCGGTCTGGAGGCTTTTTGGTGAAGGAATGGCGCGCATCAGACACCGAGATTAGGGGATGGGAGCTTATGGGGAGCTATACTTATGCATGGTCGACCGACGGCCATGTGGCATTCAATGCGTTCGCTGATCTGGTCAAAAATAGAAATACCTCGGACGATAGCATGCGCAAGTGGGCGGAAGGAGACTTTATGCCCAACCTCCCCACCAGCAGGTATGGATGGGCTGTGGCGTTTCGCTATAAGAAGTTTGCCGGCAACGCCAATTTTGACCGCTACCTCAAACAACGTTATCTCGGTAAAAATATAAACCTAGAACCTGCTATGCCATCTTATTCCTTACTGGCAGCACAGCTGGGTTACCAGGTTCGTATAAAGCGATATGAAATGCGCTACTTTATTTCAGGCAATAATCTATTGAATGTGGAAGCACGCCCGCAAAATTCCATACTCAAGTATCTTGCGCCCCTGCCGGGACGTAATATTTCCATCGGCGTGAAGCTTAATACGCCCTATCCCGCATCATCCGCCGGAGCAGCTCCATACTGA
- a CDS encoding LytR/AlgR family response regulator transcription factor: MAKYDVMIIDDDPYDIRIAESAFRQIKEVGDVRCFTKPIAGFNSIMDNPPDVLLLDVEMPEMSGMDLYQTLPLAKRPPVILCTNSQQYAYEAIKIAVADYLIKPVRFPELFVAFERALHQKNVHINMHVQSEPIGKWFTFKKMHRFVLFTDILAVSSSKNYAIFHLRQAEDDFNYRITMDEVETMLPKSTFVRVHRGFIVSVNFAKKVVNRKILFPERTDLDISVSTMGLLRLRQYA, translated from the coding sequence ATGGCAAAATACGATGTAATGATTATTGACGACGATCCCTACGATATCCGTATCGCAGAAAGCGCATTCCGGCAAATCAAGGAGGTAGGTGATGTGCGCTGTTTTACAAAACCGATTGCTGGTTTCAACAGCATCATGGACAATCCCCCGGATGTATTGCTTTTGGATGTGGAGATGCCCGAGATGTCGGGGATGGATCTGTACCAGACACTGCCGCTGGCAAAAAGGCCCCCGGTTATTCTATGTACCAATTCGCAGCAGTATGCTTACGAGGCCATTAAAATTGCCGTGGCCGACTACCTCATCAAACCGGTGCGGTTTCCCGAACTTTTTGTGGCTTTTGAGCGCGCGCTCCATCAGAAAAATGTACACATCAACATGCATGTCCAGAGCGAGCCCATCGGGAAATGGTTTACCTTCAAAAAGATGCATCGATTTGTACTGTTCACTGATATCCTTGCGGTATCGTCCAGTAAAAATTATGCAATCTTTCACCTGCGGCAGGCAGAGGACGATTTTAACTACCGCATCACGATGGACGAGGTGGAAACGATGCTACCAAAAAGTACTTTCGTACGCGTACACCGCGGTTTTATTGTGAGTGTCAACTTTGCCAAGAAAGTTGTCAATCGTAAGATTTTATTCCCTGAACGTACCGATCTCGATATTAGCGTGAGTACGATGGGGCTGCTAAGATTACGCCAATACGCCTGA
- a CDS encoding AraC family transcriptional regulator produces the protein MDSLRQLINRVDRHPGSILVMRQQTEQRLPAHHHDKAQLLMVYGGIAYLQTDEKDFYIPSNHYIWIPAHYPHNLMFNTQDLYIINIYFPAQQSSAFYDELGIYPVSKLLAEMLLFSEKWQGDYCAGSWEFEFLTTLKGVLSKENLKKFSIQLPTTDDQRLNAITDNIRNRLNEDLSLDSIAQWSGMSVRSLTRLFQTKLHITFVQYLKMLRIIRAMELIKDTDLNMTQIAYAIGYSNIAAFSNNFQQLTNMRPTEFRLKKG, from the coding sequence ATGGATAGCCTTCGCCAATTAATCAATCGGGTGGATCGACATCCCGGTTCCATCCTCGTCATGCGACAGCAGACCGAACAGCGCCTGCCTGCGCACCATCACGACAAGGCGCAGCTGCTGATGGTATATGGGGGCATTGCTTATTTGCAGACCGACGAAAAGGATTTCTATATTCCTTCCAATCATTACATCTGGATTCCAGCACACTACCCGCACAACCTGATGTTTAATACGCAGGACTTGTACATTATCAATATTTACTTTCCTGCACAACAATCAAGTGCTTTTTATGATGAACTGGGTATTTATCCCGTGAGTAAGCTGCTGGCAGAGATGCTCCTGTTTAGCGAAAAATGGCAGGGTGATTACTGTGCCGGCTCATGGGAATTTGAGTTTCTGACCACGCTTAAAGGTGTATTATCAAAAGAAAACCTTAAAAAATTCTCCATCCAGCTTCCGACAACAGACGATCAACGCCTCAATGCCATCACGGATAACATTAGAAATCGGTTAAATGAAGATCTCAGTCTGGATAGTATTGCGCAGTGGTCGGGTATGAGTGTGCGCAGCCTGACCCGATTATTTCAGACCAAGCTGCACATTACCTTTGTTCAATACTTAAAAATGCTGCGGATTATCCGGGCCATGGAACTGATCAAAGATACCGATCTGAACATGACGCAGATTGCCTATGCTATTGGCTATTCCAATATCGCTGCATTTAGCAACAACTTTCAGCAACTCACCAATATGAGACCGACGGAATTTAGGCTAAAAAAGGGCTAA
- a CDS encoding MFS transporter, producing the protein MMQAHNLPIFRSWVSEWVARSVIFAILMTCLFSFAFYGSPVAAMGFYGIQPTDVQYGMVVIYGSTVAFLALDFRIVKYFAPRKYLLIALAMNALCSVVCFHFKDWTVFVICQFLQGITCALMSGIVLQLIFPRLHAVRARVIAYSLLYGCIQIAVPFYAIYNSVMLYFFDFNWLFYGFIVLLMILAGAVVLTMNSKARFSKKIPLYQVDWVGYLFYVSFILLLGYILVYGRQLGWLDSSRIWMLSLGDLVILLLFIIRASKLKRPLINLKIFKAKNFVLGVFLLIIFYLFKGSTGLAYGYVEVILGNDPLSTIPIWTAVIVGTTLSMFVTSRFVLMGYNLIHLIIVGFIIMAIYYAYMILFVSVQGETVDFLLPLLLYGVATGVLFVPIVSFTTSSAPPKIAINASLVGILARFTGFTLSLALNNELQLIAKSGVREKVREALTETNPQLRLTMLDIQNQYMHAGSDMYTAKAVSTGYFNQLLGHQILARATRDYYDWMLAGVLIVIVILVFLPQIQRVALRLTKGNVPY; encoded by the coding sequence ATGATGCAAGCACATAACCTACCGATTTTCAGATCCTGGGTGTCGGAGTGGGTGGCGCGATCTGTCATATTTGCCATTCTGATGACCTGCTTATTTAGTTTCGCTTTCTACGGTAGTCCCGTTGCAGCAATGGGATTTTACGGCATACAGCCTACCGATGTACAATATGGCATGGTCGTTATCTATGGTTCTACCGTAGCATTCCTCGCACTCGACTTCCGGATAGTCAAATATTTTGCGCCGAGAAAATACTTGCTGATTGCCCTGGCCATGAATGCATTATGTTCCGTGGTCTGCTTTCATTTTAAAGATTGGACCGTTTTTGTTATCTGCCAGTTTTTGCAGGGAATTACCTGCGCCTTGATGTCGGGGATTGTGTTACAGCTTATCTTTCCAAGATTACATGCTGTGCGCGCCCGGGTGATTGCTTATAGTCTTCTCTACGGCTGTATACAAATTGCTGTGCCCTTCTATGCCATCTACAACAGTGTGATGCTCTATTTCTTTGATTTTAACTGGCTATTCTACGGGTTTATTGTCCTGCTCATGATCCTGGCAGGGGCGGTGGTGTTAACCATGAACAGTAAAGCCCGGTTTAGCAAAAAGATTCCACTCTATCAGGTGGATTGGGTCGGCTATCTGTTTTATGTATCCTTCATTCTGCTGTTGGGATACATCCTGGTCTATGGACGGCAATTGGGATGGTTGGATAGTTCACGCATTTGGATGCTCAGTTTAGGTGATTTAGTTATTCTTTTGCTCTTTATAATCAGAGCATCAAAACTCAAAAGACCCTTGATCAATTTAAAGATCTTTAAGGCCAAGAATTTCGTGTTGGGAGTATTCCTACTGATTATATTCTACCTATTCAAAGGAAGCACCGGGCTTGCTTATGGTTACGTAGAGGTGATTTTAGGCAATGATCCATTGAGCACCATTCCGATATGGACAGCTGTCATTGTGGGTACCACGCTGAGTATGTTTGTTACTTCCCGATTTGTCCTGATGGGGTATAATCTGATCCATCTGATTATTGTTGGCTTTATAATCATGGCGATTTATTATGCCTATATGATCTTGTTTGTGTCGGTACAGGGAGAGACGGTCGATTTTCTGCTTCCGCTATTGCTGTATGGTGTAGCCACAGGCGTGCTATTTGTACCGATTGTTTCCTTTACCACTTCATCGGCACCGCCGAAAATTGCGATCAATGCCTCGCTTGTTGGGATATTGGCCAGGTTTACAGGTTTTACCCTAAGCCTGGCATTAAACAACGAACTGCAATTAATTGCAAAATCCGGAGTTCGGGAGAAGGTGCGGGAGGCACTGACAGAAACCAACCCGCAATTACGGCTTACGATGTTGGATATTCAGAATCAATATATGCATGCCGGCAGCGATATGTATACCGCAAAAGCAGTATCCACAGGTTATTTTAATCAACTGCTAGGGCATCAAATATTGGCCCGTGCTACCCGCGATTATTACGACTGGATGCTAGCTGGGGTGCTGATCGTCATCGTTATCTTAGTATTCTTACCCCAAATCCAGCGGGTAGCGTTGCGGTTAACAAAAGGAAATGTGCCTTATTGA